A part of Cryptococcus neoformans var. grubii H99 chromosome 6, complete sequence genomic DNA contains:
- a CDS encoding CCR4-NOT complex subunit CAF16, translating to MPAANQLAIDCQSLTYSWKEGDDPVLENVNLELRKGDRCLLLGANGAGKSTLLRILAGKRLTKTRTCRILGQDVFMNPPGGVVYLGTEWSSNPVVRSDIVVSHFLDSVGGYRHKERRDRLLRILDVDLDWHMHQISDGERRRVQLCMGLMGEWDVLLLDEVTVDLDVLVRADLIDFLISESEIRGATIVYATHIFDGLKKFPTKICHIQLGSTPRGLIAWPLADKGLQEETLFELALEWLREDRDLRRQKEKEKGRARGPKMDTRDAKTFFEKYDYSH from the exons ATGCCAGCAGCGAATCAATTGGCCATCGACTGTCAGAGTCTCACCTATtcatggaaagaaggcgacGATCCAGTCCTCGAAAATGTGAATCTCGAGCTTCGAAAGGGGGATAGATGTCTGTTATTGGGTGCTAACGGAG CGGGAAAATCGACACTTTTAAGAATTTTAGCAGGCAAGAGGTTGACCAAGACGAGGACTTGTCGAATCTTGGGGCAGGACGTTTTCATGAACCCTCCAGGC GGTGTCGTCTATCTCGGAACAGAATGGTCCTCTAACCCCGTTGTTCGTTCGGACATTGTTGTTTCTCATTTCTTAGACTCTGTGGGTGGTTACAGACAcaaggaaaggagagatAGGCTTTTGAGGATTCTCGATGTCGATCTTGACTG GCATATGCACCAAATCTCTGATGGAGAGCGTCGTCGGGTCCAGCTTTGTATGGGACTTATGGGAGAATGGGATGTCTTGCTTTTGGACGAAGTCACTGTTGATCTGGACGTGCTCGTTCGTGCAGACTTGATTGACTTTTTGATCTCTGAATCCGAGATAAGGGGAGCTACTATTGTTT ATGCCACACACATCTTTGACGGCCTTAAAAAATTCCCTACAAAAATTTGTCACATCCAGCTCGGCTCAACTCCTCGTGGCCTTATCGCTTGGCCCCTTGCCGACAAAGGGTTGCAAGAGGAAACACTTTTCGAGTTGGCGTTAGAGTGGTTGAGGGAAGATAGAGATTTGAGAAGgcagaaggaaaaggagaaaggaagggcgAGAGGGCCCAAGATGGAT ACGAGAGATGCGAAGACCTTCTTCGAGAAGTATGATTACTCCCATTAG